In the genome of Blastopirellula marina, the window CAGTTGGGTATTTCAGCTCGAGCCGTCGTCGCGGGCTTACAGTGTATGCTGTCCCACAGTGTAAGCTTAGGACTCGCCTTCCTCAATCTTACGGATTTCATCCCGTATTTGGGAAGCACGCTCGTAGTCTTCCTTCTCGATGGCTGCTTTCATGTCGTTGTGCAGCTGAATCAACCGCGTCTGATCTTGCGACGACTGCCGATGATGCTTGGGATGCTTGCCGCTGTGCTGTGTATCGCCATGGATATTGACGATCAGCGGATCGAGCTCGCTGCCGAAGCAGGTATAGTCGTGCGGACAGCCGAGCCGCCCCTGGTTGCGGAATTCATAGAAACTAATGCCGCAGATCGGACAAACCTGCTCGTCCAGCTTGGCCAGTTCCTTGGCCGTGTCGGCCACTTTCAACTGGTGATGCAGCATGCCGGCCAGCGAAGGCTGAATCGGCATCCCACCCGAGGGGTTCTGCGTCAGGTACGACTGCGCGCATTGCTCGCACAAGTGCAGCTCATGCGGCTTCTCGCCGGTAAGTTCCGTGATATGAAACGTGGCGGGCTTTTCGCATTGTTGACATTTCATGACGAAAAATCGCCTCCTCCCACGTGGGTTTTAAGCCGCTGGTTTGTCTTGTCCTCGTTAACCGACCCTAGCAGCTGGCTGGCCGATTAACGTAAATCCAATTCGCGATTAGAGATAACGCGAGAGGATTATTCTGGATTCTATCGACGCCAAGGGGGGTGTCAAGATTAGACGCCATGCCGTTCAATGTTACCAGAGACCGATTTCCGGCAGGCGTGAACA includes:
- a CDS encoding UvrB/UvrC motif-containing protein, which gives rise to MKCQQCEKPATFHITELTGEKPHELHLCEQCAQSYLTQNPSGGMPIQPSLAGMLHHQLKVADTAKELAKLDEQVCPICGISFYEFRNQGRLGCPHDYTCFGSELDPLIVNIHGDTQHSGKHPKHHRQSSQDQTRLIQLHNDMKAAIEKEDYERASQIRDEIRKIEEGES